From Candidatus Manganitrophus morganii, the proteins below share one genomic window:
- a CDS encoding sulfurtransferase TusA family protein: MIVADQTLDTLGLFCPIPVILTSKKIKQMEIDQVLEILSDDEGIKKDLPAWCKSSGNEFLDLIQEGKVFKVYIRKKK; encoded by the coding sequence ATGATTGTTGCCGATCAGACACTCGACACCCTGGGACTCTTCTGTCCGATTCCGGTGATTTTGACTTCAAAGAAGATCAAACAGATGGAGATCGACCAAGTGCTGGAGATCCTCTCCGATGATGAAGGGATCAAGAAAGATCTGCCGGCCTGGTGCAAGAGCAGCGGAAACGAGTTCTTGGATTTAATTCAGGAAGGGAAGGTGTTCAAGGTCTACATTCGCAAGAAGAAATAG
- a CDS encoding DUF3501 family protein, giving the protein MKKIDAEELHSLAEYEKIRDSYRQAIMEEKKKRRIQVGPYVSLTFENRETILFQIHEMLRVERVEDPAKIQEEVDVYNDLIPDEGELSATLFIEITEEAKIKEVLDRLIGIDQPNVVYFQIGKKKVPAVFEGGRSTEEKISAVHYVRFKWNPTLIEAFRSEKENYLVAEHPHYKERASISEETKKALLEDLDQADG; this is encoded by the coding sequence ATGAAGAAAATCGACGCTGAAGAACTCCATTCACTGGCTGAGTACGAAAAAATAAGAGATTCCTATCGTCAAGCGATCATGGAGGAAAAGAAGAAGAGGCGGATCCAAGTGGGCCCTTACGTCTCTTTGACCTTCGAGAATCGGGAGACCATTCTCTTCCAGATACACGAGATGTTGCGCGTAGAGCGGGTCGAAGATCCCGCCAAGATCCAAGAAGAGGTTGACGTCTATAATGATCTCATCCCGGACGAAGGGGAGCTCTCCGCGACCCTTTTTATCGAAATCACAGAGGAAGCCAAGATTAAAGAGGTTTTGGACCGGCTGATCGGAATCGACCAACCGAATGTCGTTTATTTCCAGATCGGGAAGAAAAAGGTCCCTGCTGTTTTTGAGGGGGGCCGAAGCACCGAGGAGAAGATCAGCGCGGTCCATTATGTCCGGTTCAAATGGAATCCGACGCTCATTGAAGCGTTCCGAAGCGAAAAGGAAAACTATCTGGTCGCGGAACACCCCCACTATAAAGAACGGGCGTCGATTTCGGAAGAGACGAAAAAAGCGCTGCTGGAAGATTTGGATCAGGCGGACGGATAA
- a CDS encoding anaerobic glycerol-3-phosphate dehydrogenase subunit C has translation MSPDPLSLISENKRTLDQEFARVADICNGCRRCFNLCPSFDQMFIRIDDRTGEADSLTKKDQNDITDLCYYCKLCYNHCPYTPPHHFNLDFPRLMLLGKAERAKTHRPTFRDRILVDTDWVGRWGRRLAPLLNWANSVRAVRLLLHRWFGIHKERILPKIATETFTEWRAKNHPPKTSPAAKKVALFHTCYVNYNAPDIGKASVQVLEKNNIEVITPPQRCCGMPYFDVGDIESAREKARFNIQSLEEVIRAGYDIVAPMPTCSLMLKKEYPALLGDEAKTVSEHTFDLCEYLMRLNGEGKLNKEFKNSVGKISYQIPCHLRDQNIGYKSRDLMKLIPGTTIDVIEKCSAHDGTWGIKTEYFDESMKTAKPLFRAIEEGNPDVVATDCPLAGMQILQGTGKEPLHPIQIVKKAYGL, from the coding sequence ATGTCGCCGGATCCCTTAAGCCTGATTTCAGAAAACAAGAGAACCCTCGATCAGGAATTCGCGCGCGTCGCCGACATCTGCAACGGATGCCGCCGTTGTTTTAACCTCTGCCCTTCGTTCGATCAGATGTTCATCCGGATAGACGATCGGACCGGCGAGGCCGACAGCCTTACCAAGAAAGATCAGAACGACATCACCGATCTCTGCTACTACTGCAAGCTCTGTTATAACCACTGTCCCTACACCCCGCCGCATCACTTTAACCTCGACTTCCCTCGCTTGATGCTTCTCGGAAAAGCCGAGCGGGCCAAGACCCACCGCCCCACCTTTCGCGATCGGATTCTGGTCGACACCGATTGGGTCGGCCGATGGGGACGCCGGTTGGCGCCGCTTCTCAACTGGGCCAATTCGGTTCGCGCCGTTCGACTCCTCCTCCATCGTTGGTTCGGCATTCACAAAGAGCGGATTCTCCCCAAGATCGCGACCGAGACCTTCACTGAATGGCGGGCAAAAAATCACCCACCCAAGACTTCGCCGGCAGCCAAAAAGGTCGCCCTCTTTCATACCTGCTATGTCAACTACAACGCCCCCGACATCGGGAAAGCGTCGGTGCAGGTGCTGGAGAAGAACAATATCGAAGTCATTACCCCCCCGCAGCGCTGCTGCGGGATGCCCTATTTCGACGTCGGGGATATCGAATCGGCCCGGGAAAAAGCCCGATTCAATATTCAATCGCTTGAAGAGGTCATCCGGGCCGGCTACGACATCGTCGCCCCGATGCCGACCTGCAGCTTGATGTTGAAGAAAGAGTATCCTGCCCTATTAGGCGACGAAGCGAAGACGGTCTCGGAGCACACGTTTGATCTCTGCGAATATTTGATGCGCCTCAACGGGGAAGGAAAGTTAAATAAGGAATTTAAGAACTCGGTCGGAAAGATTTCCTATCAAATCCCCTGTCATCTGCGGGATCAGAACATCGGCTACAAATCGCGCGATCTGATGAAGCTGATTCCGGGAACCACCATTGATGTGATCGAGAAGTGCTCGGCGCATGACGGCACCTGGGGGATCAAGACCGAGTACTTCGACGAATCGATGAAGACGGCGAAGCCGCTCTTCCGCGCCATTGAGGAGGGGAATCCCGATGTGGTTGCAACCGACTGCCCCCTGGCCGGAATGCAAATCCTCCAAGGGACCGGGAAAGAGCCGCTTCATCCGATTCAAATTGTGAAAAAGGCATATGGATTATGA
- a CDS encoding rubrerythrin family protein — translation MGKPLNGTKTHDNLKHAFAGESQANRRYLYFARKADIEGQPDIAGVFRDTAEGETGHAFGHFDFLKEVGDPATGSAVGDTAVNLQSAIDGETYEYTQMYPGFAKMAREEGFDEIAAWFETLARAEKSHAGRFQKALDSIKGK, via the coding sequence ATGGGAAAACCACTCAACGGAACCAAAACCCACGACAACCTCAAGCACGCGTTCGCCGGAGAATCCCAGGCGAACCGCCGGTATCTTTATTTTGCGCGGAAGGCCGATATCGAAGGCCAGCCCGACATCGCCGGCGTTTTTCGCGACACGGCGGAAGGCGAAACCGGTCACGCCTTCGGCCATTTTGATTTTCTAAAAGAAGTCGGCGATCCGGCCACCGGATCGGCCGTCGGCGACACCGCCGTCAATCTACAATCGGCGATCGACGGCGAGACCTATGAGTACACCCAGATGTACCCCGGCTTTGCCAAGATGGCGCGAGAGGAAGGTTTTGATGAGATCGCCGCATGGTTCGAAACCCTCGCCCGCGCCGAGAAATCGCACGCGGGCCGGTTTCAGAAGGCCCTCGATTCCATCAAAGGGAAATAA
- a CDS encoding transcriptional repressor, whose amino-acid sequence MGPSFRKSRQRQMILDTLSDMRTHPTAQEIFARVREADSQVGQATVYRNLRILKEQGEIIELSFGTGEKRYDRNVSRHEHFTCRRCGKIEDIYPNYRSLTGSLSEKGFQIDEWRIEAFGICRGCIEPNQPH is encoded by the coding sequence ATGGGCCCTTCCTTTCGAAAAAGCCGCCAGCGGCAGATGATTCTCGATACCCTCTCCGACATGAGAACCCATCCGACCGCGCAAGAAATCTTTGCCCGGGTTCGGGAGGCCGACTCCCAGGTCGGGCAAGCCACCGTTTACCGAAATCTTCGGATCTTAAAAGAACAGGGTGAAATTATCGAGCTGAGTTTCGGAACCGGCGAGAAACGCTACGATCGAAACGTCAGCCGCCACGAGCATTTTACCTGCCGACGATGTGGAAAAATCGAAGATATTTACCCGAACTACCGCTCACTGACCGGAAGTCTTTCGGAAAAAGGCTTCCAGATCGATGAGTGGAGAATAGAGGCCTTCGGCATCTGCCGAGGTTGCATTGAACCCAACCAACCGCATTGA
- a CDS encoding VCBS repeat-containing protein: protein MTNRSLSVLTAIFLFLEAGCVKPEPPPPNPFREPIAYAVGHSPSFVGAADLNQDGFLDLAVANTEDNNVFLLINNKDGSFQDPVQLKTGRQPRSIAFGDFNEDGKVDLAALNNDEDNLSLFLNQGHVQGHVLFAPPVIYQVGRAPFMATVADFNGDRHLDMAVVSRYDRLMILLGKGNGTFEDGMVLDPGAIPTGIISGLFNGDEFLDLAVANNGPGSHEFIFLWGRGDGTFEKGEKGTAGMNPLSLISEDFNQDGRPDIVVVNGLGDSLSLFLQEKEGRYGKAHHFGAEGGPVAAVAADFSGDDLLDLVVANSRSSNISFLAGKGDGTFRHPPLNIRTGVGPFSIAQGDFNQDGFLDIVVANNEDQNLSLLIGKQRKRRD from the coding sequence ATGACAAACCGATCTCTTTCCGTCCTCACAGCAATCTTCCTCTTCTTGGAAGCCGGTTGTGTGAAACCCGAGCCGCCGCCTCCGAATCCGTTCCGAGAGCCGATCGCCTACGCGGTTGGGCATAGCCCCTCGTTCGTCGGGGCCGCCGACCTGAACCAGGACGGCTTTCTCGATCTGGCTGTGGCAAATACCGAAGACAACAACGTCTTTCTTCTCATCAACAACAAAGATGGAAGTTTTCAAGACCCGGTCCAGCTCAAAACCGGACGGCAGCCGCGCTCCATCGCATTCGGGGACTTTAACGAAGATGGAAAGGTCGATCTGGCCGCCCTCAACAACGATGAAGACAACCTCTCTCTTTTTCTCAACCAAGGCCACGTCCAAGGCCACGTCCTTTTTGCCCCTCCCGTTATTTATCAGGTCGGCCGCGCCCCCTTCATGGCGACGGTCGCCGACTTCAACGGAGATCGGCATCTGGATATGGCGGTCGTCTCGCGCTACGATCGTCTGATGATCCTGCTCGGGAAAGGAAATGGTACATTTGAGGATGGAATGGTCCTCGATCCGGGAGCGATCCCCACCGGAATCATCTCCGGGCTTTTCAACGGAGACGAGTTCCTCGATCTTGCCGTTGCGAACAACGGCCCCGGAAGCCATGAATTTATTTTTTTATGGGGACGGGGGGACGGCACCTTCGAGAAGGGAGAAAAAGGGACCGCCGGGATGAACCCGCTGAGCCTGATCTCGGAAGACTTTAATCAAGACGGCCGCCCCGATATTGTGGTCGTAAACGGCCTTGGAGATTCTCTCTCCCTTTTTCTTCAAGAGAAAGAAGGCCGTTACGGGAAGGCCCATCACTTCGGCGCGGAGGGGGGACCGGTCGCCGCCGTTGCGGCCGATTTCAGCGGGGACGATCTCCTCGACCTGGTCGTCGCCAACAGCCGCAGCTCGAATATCTCCTTTTTAGCCGGAAAAGGGGATGGAACCTTCCGGCATCCCCCCTTGAATATTCGTACCGGCGTCGGACCCTTTTCAATCGCGCAGGGCGATTTTAACCAGGACGGGTTCCTCGACATTGTCGTCGCCAACAATGAGGATCAAAACCTTTCGCTCCTGATCGGAAAACAAAGAAAGAGAAGGGATTGA
- a CDS encoding tetratricopeptide repeat protein, producing MKKVIVLSMALMLLTTACGTTKEIFNGGGGEPQAAAPGNLPETAQDEFNKGVSAYNEEKYVNAQQHFQNVTKINPNIPEAHLNLALSLYRQGKTEEADRHFDKAKELLSKEGMGGADVGDTSGQQ from the coding sequence ATGAAAAAAGTAATCGTATTGTCGATGGCGTTGATGCTCCTCACGACGGCGTGTGGAACGACCAAAGAGATTTTTAACGGCGGGGGCGGCGAGCCGCAAGCGGCGGCGCCCGGGAATTTGCCGGAAACCGCTCAAGACGAATTTAACAAAGGCGTTAGCGCGTACAACGAAGAAAAGTATGTGAACGCCCAGCAACATTTCCAAAATGTCACCAAGATCAACCCGAATATTCCGGAGGCCCACTTGAACTTGGCGCTTTCGCTCTATCGCCAGGGGAAAACGGAGGAGGCCGACCGGCATTTTGATAAGGCTAAAGAGCTTCTCTCCAAAGAGGGAATGGGAGGCGCCGATGTCGGAGACACCAGCGGCCAACAGTAG
- a CDS encoding sulfurtransferase TusA family protein, whose translation MGSIQTTLPEEIVKEIENFGLQVERLKKKEIPEEKFKRFRLQHGIYGQRQKGFQMVRVKIPSGVLNSQKLRALAEIAEHYSTGKGHVTTRQDIQYHFVKLDDITAVMTRLAESGLTTREACGNTVRNVTACHLAGVCPTELFDVTAISEKVAYYLLRNPINQDLPRKFKISFSGCQSECGLASIHDIGFIATSRDVQGRTEYGFKVFVGGGLGSHPKLAKLYTEFLPMEEVLPFCEAILKIFDANGDRKTKSKARMKFIIEKWGSDQFNKKVAEELALLKESGKVYPALPAPQPKAPSLELNLIENGGNGRHGNAEYEKWFRTNIIPQPMPGICAVQIKLILGDITSAQLRGMADIVDRFSPDAIRTTHQQNLILHHVRQQELPALYAALDRIGLAGAGAERAVDVIACPGADSCQLALTSSMGLGAAIVDRFEKDLPEFEDINGLRIRISGCPNSCGHHHIAGIGFHGVGKKVHGKLAPHYQLHLGGGVSAERSVIGASKLKIPAKNIPSAVIELIKAYRENRQGEEAFNQFIERFGRDALSVRLEKFIQIPTPQEAPEYYQDYNGDQDFSLDDLGPGECAGTVIDMIEHHLRMGSQSIEKASAALARGQSNEAIADIKQAIMVCCRALLIPFGVDLPHEDQILKEFQHKLVEQGIVTERFENFTEDLGKWVSFDPQLESVRKTLDLADAFVRECHEAYDRLDAGLKLRKREPVSSVIQNEVDMSVQKEVDASLDLSGVACPMNFVKTKLQLEEMDAGQLLEVIIDDGEPIRNVPRSVQAEGHKILKNEKLPDGHFKLVIEKV comes from the coding sequence ATGGGCTCAATCCAAACCACCCTTCCAGAAGAAATCGTCAAGGAAATTGAAAACTTTGGTCTTCAGGTGGAACGCTTGAAGAAAAAAGAGATTCCAGAGGAGAAGTTCAAGCGTTTCCGGCTCCAGCATGGGATCTATGGACAGCGGCAAAAAGGGTTTCAGATGGTCCGGGTCAAGATCCCGTCGGGGGTTCTGAATAGTCAGAAGCTTCGCGCTTTGGCGGAAATCGCCGAGCATTATTCGACCGGCAAGGGACATGTCACCACCCGGCAAGATATCCAGTATCATTTTGTGAAATTGGACGACATCACCGCCGTGATGACCCGGCTGGCCGAATCTGGATTAACGACCCGCGAGGCATGCGGCAACACAGTGCGCAACGTGACCGCCTGCCATCTCGCCGGGGTCTGCCCCACTGAGTTGTTCGATGTGACCGCGATTTCAGAGAAGGTCGCCTACTACCTGCTGCGGAATCCGATCAACCAAGATCTTCCCCGCAAATTCAAAATCTCCTTCTCCGGGTGCCAGAGCGAGTGCGGTTTGGCGTCGATCCATGATATCGGGTTCATCGCGACAAGCCGTGACGTTCAGGGCCGGACGGAGTACGGCTTCAAAGTTTTTGTCGGAGGAGGGTTGGGGTCTCATCCGAAATTGGCGAAGCTCTATACCGAGTTTTTGCCGATGGAAGAGGTTTTGCCTTTCTGCGAAGCGATCCTTAAAATTTTCGATGCGAACGGAGACCGGAAAACAAAGAGCAAGGCCCGGATGAAATTCATTATTGAAAAGTGGGGGAGCGATCAATTCAACAAGAAGGTGGCGGAAGAATTGGCCCTCCTCAAGGAATCAGGCAAAGTCTATCCCGCTCTGCCGGCCCCGCAACCGAAGGCCCCCTCTCTTGAACTCAATCTGATTGAGAACGGCGGGAACGGCCGCCACGGAAACGCGGAATATGAAAAGTGGTTTCGAACGAATATCATCCCGCAGCCGATGCCCGGCATTTGTGCCGTCCAGATCAAATTAATTCTCGGCGATATTACCTCCGCCCAGCTGCGCGGGATGGCCGATATCGTCGATCGGTTTTCCCCGGATGCGATCCGGACGACCCATCAACAGAATTTAATTCTTCACCATGTCCGCCAGCAGGAGCTCCCTGCGCTTTACGCCGCGCTCGATCGAATCGGGCTGGCCGGCGCGGGGGCGGAACGCGCCGTCGATGTGATCGCCTGCCCGGGCGCCGACAGCTGCCAGTTGGCATTGACCTCCTCGATGGGATTGGGCGCGGCCATTGTCGACCGATTCGAGAAAGATCTTCCGGAATTCGAAGACATCAACGGTCTTCGGATACGGATCTCCGGCTGTCCGAATTCGTGCGGCCATCACCATATCGCTGGGATCGGTTTTCACGGGGTCGGCAAAAAAGTTCACGGCAAGCTGGCGCCGCACTACCAACTCCATTTGGGAGGGGGAGTGAGCGCGGAGCGCTCGGTGATCGGGGCCTCCAAGTTGAAGATCCCTGCCAAGAACATTCCTTCGGCGGTGATCGAGCTCATCAAGGCCTATCGCGAGAATCGGCAGGGGGAGGAAGCGTTCAACCAGTTCATCGAGCGCTTCGGCCGCGACGCCCTCTCCGTCCGGCTGGAGAAGTTCATCCAAATTCCGACGCCGCAGGAAGCGCCGGAGTATTATCAAGATTACAACGGCGATCAGGATTTCTCGCTCGATGACCTCGGCCCGGGGGAGTGCGCCGGGACCGTGATCGATATGATCGAGCACCATCTTCGGATGGGGAGCCAGTCGATCGAGAAGGCCTCCGCCGCCCTCGCCCGTGGGCAGTCGAACGAGGCGATCGCCGACATCAAACAGGCGATCATGGTCTGCTGCCGCGCCTTGTTGATTCCGTTCGGCGTCGATTTGCCGCATGAAGATCAGATCCTCAAGGAGTTCCAGCACAAGCTGGTGGAGCAGGGGATCGTCACGGAACGGTTCGAAAACTTCACGGAGGATCTCGGAAAGTGGGTCTCCTTCGATCCGCAGCTCGAATCGGTCCGGAAGACCCTCGATCTGGCCGATGCCTTTGTCCGGGAGTGTCATGAAGCATATGATCGTCTCGATGCCGGCTTGAAGTTAAGGAAGAGAGAGCCGGTTTCGTCCGTGATACAGAATGAGGTGGATATGAGCGTACAAAAAGAAGTCGATGCCAGTCTGGACCTTTCGGGTGTCGCTTGCCCCATGAACTTTGTGAAGACGAAGTTGCAGCTGGAGGAGATGGATGCCGGCCAGCTGCTCGAGGTCATCATCGACGACGGGGAGCCGATCCGGAATGTTCCACGAAGCGTTCAGGCCGAAGGGCATAAAATTTTAAAGAATGAAAAATTGCCCGACGGCCATTTCAAGCTCGTCATCGAAAAGGTCTAA
- a CDS encoding dihydroorotate dehydrogenase gives MKPSPTYDITRSYEANYQEGPFLKEKPPARRIRKKVKFLGFDVNSRLGIPAGPLLNSRWIIAYAELGFDLLVYKTVRTAATPSHPDPNCMFLQWKGPLTEKDFGKRLIASMESPSSVEEISITNSFGMPSRDPKIWQEDIGRAKAGIRDGQLLIVSVVGTPGEKDLAEDYARAARLAAEAGATVVEINLSCPNVVTGEGSVYTDPVFSSEISKRVKQAIGAVPLIIKIGYISDPSRLEKVVAANAPHVDAISGLNTLSFEVVKPDGAQALPGKGRLRSGVCGAAIRPCAMTQAKRIVDLKRKERYNFEIVGVGGVMTPAHVREFVNVGVDAVMTATGAMWDPFLAYRYWQEEAGR, from the coding sequence ATGAAGCCAAGCCCGACATACGATATCACCCGCTCCTACGAAGCCAATTATCAAGAAGGTCCCTTTCTCAAAGAAAAGCCCCCCGCCCGGCGGATTCGGAAGAAAGTGAAATTCCTCGGATTCGATGTCAACTCCCGTCTCGGCATCCCGGCCGGACCGCTTTTGAATTCGCGCTGGATCATCGCCTATGCGGAGCTTGGCTTCGACCTCCTTGTCTATAAGACGGTCCGAACCGCGGCGACCCCCAGCCATCCCGATCCGAACTGCATGTTCCTTCAATGGAAGGGGCCGTTGACCGAGAAAGATTTCGGGAAGCGCTTGATCGCCTCGATGGAATCTCCCTCCAGCGTGGAAGAGATCAGCATCACCAATTCGTTCGGAATGCCGTCGCGTGATCCGAAGATTTGGCAGGAAGATATCGGCCGGGCGAAAGCGGGAATCCGCGACGGGCAGCTGCTGATCGTCAGCGTTGTCGGCACGCCGGGCGAAAAGGATCTGGCGGAAGATTACGCCCGCGCGGCCCGTCTGGCCGCCGAAGCGGGGGCGACCGTGGTCGAGATCAACCTCTCCTGTCCGAATGTCGTGACGGGGGAAGGGAGCGTCTACACCGATCCGGTCTTCTCTTCGGAGATTTCGAAGCGGGTGAAGCAGGCGATCGGCGCGGTGCCGTTGATCATCAAGATCGGCTACATCTCCGACCCGTCCCGGTTGGAAAAAGTGGTCGCCGCCAACGCGCCGCACGTCGATGCGATCTCCGGCCTGAATACCCTCTCCTTTGAGGTGGTGAAGCCCGACGGCGCGCAAGCGCTCCCCGGGAAAGGACGGCTTCGGTCGGGGGTCTGCGGCGCCGCCATCCGGCCATGCGCGATGACGCAGGCGAAACGGATCGTCGATTTAAAACGAAAAGAGCGGTATAATTTCGAGATCGTCGGCGTCGGCGGGGTGATGACCCCGGCGCACGTCCGGGAGTTCGTCAATGTGGGGGTCGATGCCGTCATGACCGCCACCGGCGCCATGTGGGATCCGTTTCTGGCATACCGTTACTGGCAAGAAGAAGCAGGCAGATGA
- the add gene encoding adenosine deaminase, giving the protein MRRSNKKQIPSKNGIGKIEKVELHQHVDGSIPVDITWKLMKEHRLNPVATKKEMERLLVLQEGEEGALLRYLDKFHYPAWITQFYGNISYVVEAIVKKAYQDGVRLLELRYAPIIHTFAGLTLRQTISSVLTGLNRAKRKYPIETGLIVIAMRHQGPHIAKILARQAIAEAQQFHERTGVIGFDVAGAERGNPARLFKEAFDIARSGKLGLTIHAGEDEGPEAIWEAVDILGARRIGHGCSAIKDKALMRRLAKDQVLVECCYTSNYQTGAVPMGAPHPMFTFLEYGIPIAICTDNTTVSNTDQIRENEKLSKWLTAAQLQEIHRKARAHSFIHATPNIRENLPPQHDLERPRFNHSKK; this is encoded by the coding sequence ATGAGACGTTCCAACAAAAAGCAGATACCGTCGAAAAACGGAATCGGAAAAATCGAGAAGGTCGAGCTTCACCAGCATGTCGACGGGTCGATTCCGGTTGATATTACCTGGAAGCTGATGAAGGAGCACCGGCTCAACCCGGTTGCCACCAAGAAGGAGATGGAGCGTCTTCTCGTTCTTCAGGAGGGGGAAGAGGGGGCGCTGCTCCGATACCTCGACAAGTTTCACTATCCGGCCTGGATCACGCAGTTTTACGGGAATATCTCCTATGTCGTCGAGGCGATCGTCAAAAAGGCCTATCAGGACGGCGTGCGGCTTCTGGAGCTTCGTTATGCGCCGATTATTCATACCTTCGCCGGGTTGACCCTCCGGCAGACGATCAGCTCGGTGTTGACCGGCTTAAACCGCGCCAAGCGAAAATATCCGATCGAGACCGGACTGATCGTCATCGCCATGCGGCATCAAGGCCCCCATATCGCCAAGATCCTCGCCCGGCAGGCGATCGCCGAGGCGCAGCAGTTCCATGAACGGACGGGGGTGATTGGCTTCGATGTGGCGGGGGCGGAGCGGGGAAACCCGGCGCGGCTGTTTAAAGAAGCTTTCGACATCGCCCGTTCGGGGAAACTCGGCCTCACGATTCATGCGGGAGAGGATGAAGGGCCGGAGGCGATCTGGGAGGCGGTCGATATCCTCGGCGCGCGGCGGATCGGCCACGGCTGCTCTGCGATCAAAGACAAAGCGTTGATGCGGCGGCTGGCGAAAGATCAGGTTCTGGTCGAATGCTGTTACACCTCCAATTATCAGACCGGCGCCGTGCCGATGGGGGCGCCCCATCCGATGTTCACCTTTTTGGAGTATGGGATTCCGATCGCCATCTGCACCGACAACACGACCGTTTCGAATACCGATCAAATCCGGGAGAACGAAAAGCTCTCGAAGTGGCTGACGGCGGCGCAGCTTCAGGAGATTCATCGAAAGGCCCGCGCCCACTCTTTTATCCACGCGACACCGAACATCCGGGAAAACCTTCCGCCGCAGCATGATCTGGAGCGGCCTCGGTTTAATCATTCAAAGAAATGA